The Streptomyces sp. HUAS CB01 genome has a segment encoding these proteins:
- a CDS encoding TrmH family RNA methyltransferase, which produces MADLITLDDPEDPRLRDYTGLTDVELRRRREPAEGLFIAEGEKVIRRARHAGYEMRSMLLSAKWVDVMRDVIDEVPAPVYAVSPDLAERVTGYHVHRGALASMQRKPLPSAGELLQNARRVVIMESVNDHTNIGAIFRSAAALGMDAVLLSPDCADPLYRRSVKVSMGAVFSVPYARLESWPKGLETVRESGFKLLALTPDEKASAIDEAAPHRLDRVALMLGAEGEGLSTKALMAADEWVRIPMAHGVDSLNVGAAAAVAFYAVATGRPGS; this is translated from the coding sequence GTGGCAGATCTCATCACCCTCGACGACCCCGAGGACCCCCGCCTGCGTGACTACACGGGCCTGACCGACGTCGAACTGCGGCGCAGGCGCGAGCCCGCGGAGGGCCTGTTCATCGCCGAGGGGGAGAAGGTCATCCGCCGCGCCCGGCACGCCGGTTACGAGATGCGGTCGATGCTGCTCTCCGCCAAGTGGGTCGACGTCATGCGCGACGTCATCGACGAGGTCCCGGCCCCGGTCTACGCGGTCAGCCCGGACCTCGCCGAACGCGTCACCGGCTACCACGTCCACCGGGGCGCCCTCGCCTCCATGCAGCGCAAGCCGCTGCCGTCGGCCGGCGAGCTCCTGCAGAACGCCCGCCGCGTCGTGATCATGGAATCGGTCAACGACCACACCAACATCGGGGCGATCTTCCGCAGCGCCGCCGCCCTCGGGATGGACGCGGTGCTGCTCTCGCCCGACTGCGCCGACCCGCTCTACCGGCGCTCGGTGAAGGTCTCGATGGGCGCCGTGTTCTCCGTTCCGTACGCCCGCCTCGAATCCTGGCCCAAGGGTCTGGAGACCGTACGGGAGTCGGGCTTCAAGCTGCTCGCGCTCACCCCGGACGAGAAGGCGTCGGCGATCGACGAGGCCGCTCCCCACCGGCTGGACCGGGTCGCGCTGATGCTCGGCGCGGAGGGCGAGGGGCTCTCCACGAAGGCACTGATGGCGGCCGACGAGTGGGTGCGCATCCCGATGGCCCACGGCGTGGACTCACTCAACGTCGGTGCGGCGGCGGCGGTGGCGTTCTACGCGGTGGCCACGG